The following nucleotide sequence is from Borreliella spielmanii.
GTGGAGGAATTTTTGGTAAAGGTCTGGGAATGGGGGAGGTAAAACTTGGGAAACTCCCGGAGGCTAATTCCGATTTTATTTTTTCAGTTCTTGGAGAAGAATTGGGATTTTTAGGTGTTTTGTTTGCTATAAGCTTATTTTTTTTGTTTTTTTACTTTGGTTATTTTATAGCTATTTATTCTAATAGTAGGTTTAAATTTTTTATAGCATTTATTTCAAGTCTTGCAATTTTTCTTCAAAGTATAATGAATATTTTAATTGCAATTGGTCTTTTGCCTCCTACTGGGATAAATTTGCCTTTTTTTTCATCCGGAGGATCTTCTATTATTGTTACCATGGCGCTTTCTGGTCTTATTTCAAATGTTGCAAAAAACTTAAGTAATAATTGATTGGATTTTTATAGCAGTGTGAATCGGGTTAGTTTATGATTTTTGAGAGAAAATTTTTAATTAAGTATATATATTTTTCAATGACTTTAATTTTTTTTGAAGTAATAGTTATTATTTTTGCATCTCCTTATTTTTTGATTAGGTATATTAGTATTAATAATGATATTTCTCTTTCTAAAGAGGATATAATCAAGATTTCAGGAATCAAGCCCAATACATATTATCATAATGCTAATGTTAGAATATATGAAGAGAATCTTAAAAGAGATTTAAGGGTAAAAAATGTCAAAGTTGATCTTAAGTTTCCTAATAAAATTAATATTAAAATAGAGAAAAGAATACCCGTTGCTGTTGCTTTAGAAAACGTAGGTGGCAATATTACTTATTATTTGATTGCATCAGATGGTGTAATTTTGGAAAAAAGTAAGTATTTAATTTACGATTTACCCGTAATTAGCGGATTAATGTTAAATGACAATAATGTAGGCGATTTTTTAGAGGATAGGATGCTTAATGTTGTAAGAGGCCTTGATTATCTTAAAATAAATCAAAAATATTTGTATAATTTAATATCAGAGGTGAATTTTTTAAAATTGAATTTCTATGATTATAATGTAATTTTGTATATTAAAAGTATATATAATAAAATATTGATAACAGTTGATATGGATTTAATGGATGTGATGCATAAAGTGTTTCTTGCAGTTGATTTACTTAAAGAAAAGCCCGGCATTATAGATTTAAGAAGTGGTGATATCATTTTGTTAGGAGAAAGTTAGTGTCTAGGAATTTGATAGTAGGTTTGGATGTTGGAACTTCAAAAATTTGTACTGTTGTTGCTGAAGTAAATTTAAATGATCAATTAGAAATAGTTGGAATAGGCACTAGTATATCAAGAGGAGTTAGAAAGGGAGTTTTAATAAATATTGAAGCGGCTCTTGATTCAATATCTAATTCGATTGAGGCTGCAGAGCTTATTTCAGGGTGTGACATTACATCGCTTTCAGTCTCTATGTCTGGAAGTAGTGTTGAGGGAACTAATTCACGTGGTGTTGTTGCAATAAATTCAAAAACGAGAGAGATTAACGAAGAAGATGTTGAGAGAGTAATTGAAGCAGCAAAGGCAATTGTCATTCCAATGGATAGAGAAATCCTTCATGTCATTCCTCAAGAATTTATTGTGGATGGAATACCGCATATAAAAAACCCAATAGACATGATGGGTATTCGTCTTGAAGGAGAGGTGCATATTATTACAGGATCTAGTTCTTCTAGTCAGAATTTAGTCAGATGCGTAAATCGAGCTGGTTTTGCTGTTGATGAGGTTGTTCTTGGAAGCTTAGCTTCATCTTATGCAACTCTTTCTAAAGAAGAGCGCGAGATGGGTGTTTTATTTATTGATATGGGTAAAGGCACAACAGATATTATTCTTTATATTGACGGTTCCCCTTATTATACGGGTGTGATTCCTATTGGTGTTAATAGGGTAACTCTTGATATTGCTCAAGTTTGGAAGGTTCCTGAGGATGTTGCTGAAAATATTAAAATAACAGCTGGAATTGCTCACCCGTCTATTTTAGAGAGTCAAATGGAAACTGTAATTATTCCAAATCTTGGAACTCGACCTCCTCAAGAGAAAAGTAGAAAAGAGTTGTCTGTAATAATTAATTCAAGACTAAGGGAAATTTTTGAAATGATGAGAGCAGAAATATTTAAAAGAGGGCTTTATAATAAAATTAATGGTGGGATAGTTTTAACAGGTGGAGGAGCTTTATTCCCAGGTATTTCAAATTTAATAGAAGAAGTATTTAATTACCCTGCAAGAATAGGTTTGCCAATGAGTATTAATGGGATTGGAGAAGAGCATATAGATCCTAAGTTTTCTTCAGCTCTTGGTCTTGTTCTTTATAAGCACGAGCAACAAAAATTCAATAAATTAAAGAAGGTAAGCAGTAAAGTTAAAAGAAAAAATAAAATATCTTCAAAGTTGAAAGGTTGGTTTTTGAAAGAATGGTTTTGACCAATCATGGAGGAAGCGTTAATGAAAGATTATAATATGATTGATAGCCATACAAGAAGATTTGATTCTACTACAAATCCTACAATTCTTAAGGTAATTGGTGCGGGTGGGGGAGGTAGTAATGCTGTTAATCGTATGATTGAGTATGGAGTAAGAGATGTTGAATTTATTGTGGCTAATACGGATCTTCAGGCTCTCCAAACCTCTATTGCTCCTATAAAAATTGCTCTTGGAGCAAAAGTTACAGCAGGGCTTGGTGCTGGAGGAAAGCCCGAGATTGGACAAGCTGCAGCAGAAGAAGATATAGATGTTATACGTAATCATCTTTCTGGTGCTGATATGGTATTTATTACTGCTGGTATGGGGGGTGGGACGGGAACCGGAGCAGCTCCGGTTATTGCACAAGTTGCAAAAGAACTTGGCATTTTAACAGTTGGAGTTGTAACAAAGCCTTTTAAGTTTGAAGGCCCTAAGAAATTAAGACTTGCTGAGCAAGGAATAAATAACTTAAGAAAATCTGTAGATACATTGATTATTATCCCAAATCAAAAGCTTTTAACCGTTGTTGACAAAAGGACTACCATTAAAGATGCTTTTAAGCGTGCAGATGATGTTTTAAGAATGGGTGTTCAAGGTATTGCGGGGCTTATTATTGAGCACGGAGAGGTTAATATCGATTTTGCTGATGTTAAAAGTATTATGCAAGGGCAAGGCGATGCTTTAATGGGAATCGGATATGGCAAGGGTGAAAACAGGGCTGTTGATGCTGCAACTTCTGCGATTAGCAATCCACTACTTGAAGAAGTTCGTATTGAGGGATCTAAAGGGCTTCTTGTTAATGTTACTGGTGGAGATGATTTTTCATTGCTTGAACTTGAAGAGATTATGGGGATAATTACTGTTAGCGTTGATGATGAGGCTACTGTAATATATGGGCATGCCATTAATTCAAATCTTGATGATGAAATTTACGTTACAGTTGTTGCTACAGGCTTTGCATCTAAAAAGCAAAAAGAAATATTAAATGTGCCAGAAAATAATACCTTAAGCTCTAAAGAGTTTGACACTTTAATGTCAGGCAATCAAAATGTTCCTTCTGGATCCTATGAACATCAAGATCCTTCTTTTGCAACAAAGTCTAAAAATGTAAATTATTTTGATGATGACATTGATGTTCCAACATTTCTTAGAAATTTAAATAAGAAAAGTAGCGATGATTAAATGAAAATTTTATCGTTAATAATACTTATTAATTTATTTTTATCTTGTGGTAGCGAATCTAAAGAAAAATTGAATCTTGGGCTTAGATTAAGAGAATTGGAAATTTCAGGCGGTGGATCTGAATCTAAGATTGAGGTTTATAAGGAATTTATTCAAAAAGAAGATAAAAATATTTTAAAGATAGTTAATTCTATTGATAAGAAAGCCAGATTTTTCAATTTGATTGGTCTTGAATTTTTTAAGCTTGGTCAGTATGGACCTGCGATTGAGTATTTTACTAAAAATTTAGAAATCAACCCTAATAATTATTTATCTCATTTTTACTTAGGTGTCGTATCTTATAATTTAGCTAAAAATTTAAGAGTAAAAGATGAAGTTGAAAAATACATAATTCTTGCTGAAAATTCTTTTTTAAAATCAATTTCAATCAGAGATGATTTTAAAGACTCTCTTTTTGCTATTTCTAATATGTATGTATATGATCTTGACAAACAACTTGAAGCTAAAAATTATTTAAATAAACTTGATGATATGGGTGAGGATTATTTTGAGTTTTTCATGTTAAGGGGTGCAAATTATTATTCGCTAGGTGATCTTGGTAATGCTATATTGTTTTATGATAAAGCTAGTAAAAGTGCTTCAACTGATGAGCAAAAAGAAGGTGTTTCTAGGATCATGAGTAATTTGAAATAATTATTTATGATGAAATTGCTTTATATTGATAACTTGAAATTTTTAAAAAGCAAAGAAAAATTGAAACTTTTTAATAATTTTGACTTTAATGATATTATTAAATTGACTCAAAAGGACATTGAGTCTTATCTTTTAAGATCGTTTAGAAGAGCATTTAGGTTGCCAGATTTAAAATTAGTAGAATTGCAAGAAAAAGTTATTCGAAGGACAAAGGCTAAAATTGCTATTCTGGGGTCTAAGCTTTATCCTAATAAGCTTAAAAGAATTTATGATCCCCCTTTTGCTATTTACTATAAAGGCAATTTGCCGAATTCCTCTTTATTGTCTTGGGCTGTTGTTGGTTCTAGAAGAATTAGCAAAGCTCTTGCCGAGAGAACAAGAGAATTTTCTTCACATCTTGCAAAAAATGGTGTAGAGATTGTTTCTGGATTTGCAATTGGTGCTGATATTGAAGCTCATATAGCAGCAATCAATGAGAATAGCAGAACATTTGCTGTTATTCCAACAGATATTGATAATATTTATCCTAAGCAAAATCGAAAATATGTTTTCAAGCTTTTAGAACAAGGTGGAGGAATAATTACTGAAACTTTACCATTTGATAAAATTCAAAATTATTTTTTTGCCAAAAGGAATAGATTGATCTCGGGTCTATCAGATGCTATTTTTATAACTTATGCGCCTTTAAAATCGGGGGCTTTGATTACAGCTGAACTTGGGCTTGATTTAGGGCTTGACATTTATGTTTATGATTTAGATTTTTGTGGAGAAGGAGCTGTAAAATTACACAGCTTTGGTGCTCAAGAAATAAAAACCGTTAAGGATCTTTATACTTTATTAAATATTAAATATGTAGATTCCAATAATATTGAAGATGATTCTAAAGAGTGTTGTGATTGTAAAGATGTGTCTGATGTTCTTATTGGAGAACTTTTAAAAGAGGTATATAAATAGGGGGTAATATGGGCTTTAAAGGAACTACAGTGATTGCAATAAAAAAAAATGGTAAGACTGTGGTGGCAGCAGATGGACAAGTAACTTTTGGACATACTGTTTTAAAGAGTAATGCTATTAAAATACGAAAATTGCTTAATGGCAAAATTTTGGCAGGATTTGCAGGTTCAACGTCTGATGCAATTACTCTTTTTGAAAAATTTGAAGAAAAAATCAAGGCAAAAGGTGATGGTTTGGTGGACATTAAAAGGGCGGCTGTTGACCTTGCGAAAGATTGGCGTTCTGACAAAATACTGCATAAGCTTGAAGCGATGATGCTTGTTGCTGATTCTAAGAATATTCTTTTGATTTCTGGTACCGGCGATGTTGTTGAACCAGAAGAGGATGTTATTTCAATCGGTAGTGGTGGCAATTATGCATACTCAGCAGCTCTTGCTTATATGGAGAACAAAAAATTAAGTGCTTTTGAGGTTGCTCTTAGATCTTTAAAAATAGCAGCAAGAGTATGTATATATACTAATTCTAACATTGTACTTGAGGAGATTGAAAATGAATAAATTAGAAGAACATTATATAGTTCCTAAAGATGTAGTTGCAGAACTTGATAAGTACATAATAGGTCAAGACGAAGCTAAAAAATTAGTATCGATTGCTCTTGTTAATAGATATATAAGGTCTAGGCTTCCAAAAGAAATAAAAGATGAGGTAATGCCTAAAAACATTATTATGATTGGGTCAACCGGCATTGGAAAAACTGAGATTGCAAGAAGGCTTTCTAAGTTAATTAAAGCTCCTTTTATTAAAGTAGAGGCTACAAAATATACTGAGGTTGGTTATGTTGGTCGTGATGTTGAATCTATGGTTAGAGATTTGATGGGCATTGCAGTTAATATGGTAAAAGAAGAGATGTATAACACTGTAAGAGAAGATGCTTTAGTAAAAACAGAGGAGAGAATAGTTGAGAGTCTTTTTAAAGGGTCTGGCAATTCTGAGAATGTAGATCCAAATGAAATAAAAGCGGAAGAAAAAGTAAAAGATAAGCTTAGGAAAAAACTTAGAGCAGGCGAGCTTGATGATACTACTATTGAAATACAAATTTCTAGTAAAATGCCATTTTCTACAATAGAAATATTTACAGGTGGTAATTTTGAAGAGATCGATATGGGAATTGGTGGTTTATTAGGCAATATATTTGATAGAAAAAAGAAAAGAGAATTGAAAATTAAAAAGGCAAAAGAAATAATTTTAGCAGAAGAACTTGAGAAATTGGTTGATCATGAAAATATTTCAGATATTGCAAAATCTAAAGTTGAGAATATGGGAATTATTTTTATTGATGAGATCGATAAGATAGCTGCTAAGAATAGGAGTGGTAATGATGTATCTAGAGAAGGCGTTCAAAGAGATATTTTGCCAATTATTGAAGGTTCTAAAGTTAATACAAAATATGGAATAGTTGATACTTCTCATATTTTGTTTATTGCAGCAGGAGCATTTAATTTAGCCAAACCTTCTGATTTAATACCCGAGCTTCAAGGAAGATTTCCAATTAAAGTTGAGCTTAAGAGTTTAAGCATAGACGATTTTAAAAAAATTTTAAAACAAACAAAAAATTCTTTAATAAAGCAATATGTTGCTATGTTTAAGGTTTATAATTTGGATTTAAAGTTTAGCGAGGAGGCTATAGATAGAATTGCAGAGTTTACTTTTAATATGAATCTTGAGAATGAAAATCTTGGTGCAAGAAGACTTCACGGTGTTATGGAAAGAGTACTTGCAGATCTTTTTTTTGAGGTACCTGGTAGTAAGTTAAAAAAATTTGAAATAAACTTGGACTATGTTAATAAAAAAATACAAATTAACGAACAAAAAGATTTAAATTATTATATAATTTAGTTAAAAGCAATTTTAAATAGAGGGGGTTTTGATTTGAATGACTTTGAAAGATCTGTAGATTTTTCACACAGGTATTTAGATGTTCTAAGTTTAAGGCAAAGTGTTGTTTCTGATAATATAGCAAATGTAGATACTCCAAATTTTAAAAGAAGCAAAATTTCTTTTGAGGCAGAGCTTGAGAAAGCTTTATTAAATAAAGATAAAAATAATCTAAACTTAATTAAGTCTAGCGATAAGCATTTATCTAGGCTTAAAAGTCCAGAATATTCAGATGTCAAGCCTCACAGAGTTCTTGATCATTTTTCAACTATGAATAATAATGGCAATAATGTTGATATTGATTCTGAGATTAAGGCACTTGTACAAAATCAAATGATGTATCATCTTATGACTAATGTTCAAGCGCATTATTTTAAAAGTATAAATATTGTATTAAAATAAATTAATATTTTAAGGAATGTAAAATGGGATTGTTTTCAAGTATTAATGTAGCTTCAACAGGATTAACAGCACAAAGGTTGAGAATTGATGTTATTTCTAATAATATTGCAAATGTTTCTACTTCTAGAACCCCTGATGGTGGGCCTTATAGAAGGCAAAGGATTATTTTTGCCCCAAGGATTAATAATCCTTATTGGAAAGGGCCTTTTATTCCAGATTATCTTGATAATGGTATTGGGCAAGGGGTTAGGGTAGCTAGTATTGAAAAAGATAGGTCTCCATTAAAGTTAAAATATGATCCAACTCATCCTGATTCAATAAGTTCTGGGGATAAAAAAGGTTATGTAGAGCTTCCTAATGTTAATTTAGTTGAAGAAATGGTAGATATGATTTCAGCTTCTCGTGCTTATGAGGCAAATTCTACTGTTATTAATAGTAGTAAGTCTATGTTTAGAAGTGCATTAGCTATACTTCAAAGCTAAAGGAGAGACTATTAGTGAGAATAGATGCTTTTTTTACAGAGAATAAAGAGAATAATGTTAATTTGGTTAAAAAAAGCCCTTTGCATTTTGATGTGAATCTTTTTAGTTCTAAAGACACTGTCACTGTCAAAGACAATGATATTAAAACATTTAAGGATGTTTTAATAAATACGGTTACTGATGTCAATAAAAGCCAATTAAATGTTTCTAAAGTTATGGAACAAGCTATTCTTCGACCTAGTAACGTTGATGTTCATGATTTTGTAATAGCTATGTCTAAGGCCAATATGAATTTAAGCATTTTAAAGGCTGTTGTTGAAAGAGGCGTGAAGGCTTATCAAGATATAATCAATATTCGTTAAGGAGCTATGAGATTTTGAGCAATTTTTTTACTAATTTCTTTGTTTCAGCAAAAGGAATCTTCAAAAAAGCTAGTACGGTTCAAAAAATAGCCTTAGGGTTGATTATTTTTTTTGTGGTTCTTGCGTTTGTTTTTTTGATAGGGCTTTCTACTAAAAGCCAAAGTATTGCTCTTTTTGGGGTTGAGATTAAAGATCAGTATCTCTTAGATAGGATATCGCAGAGACTTGACAGAGAAAATGTTAAGTATATTTTAAGTTCCGATGGAAGAATTTATTTAGATGATGAAAAGCTTGCAAAAAAAATGAGGGCAATTCTTGTCAGAGAAGAGCTTGTGCCCGTTCATATGGATCCATGGGCTTTATTTGATATCGATAGATGGACTATTACTGATTTTGAAAGAAGTATTAATCTTAGAAGATCTATTACAAGAGCGGTTGAGCAGCATATTGTAGCTTTAGATGATGTTGATGCTGTTAGTGTGAATCTTGTTATGCCAGAGAAGGCTCTTTTTAAAGAATCACAAGAGCCTGTTAAGGCATCTGTTAGGATTACTCCAAGACCCGGTTCTGATATTATTACCAATAGAAAAAAAATCGAAGGACTTGTTAAGCTTATTCAGTATGCCATTGAAGGTCTTGAGTCAGATAATATTGCTATTGTTGATAATAGTGGAACCATTCTAAATGATTTTTCTAATTTAGATGGGATAGATAGAATAGATTTGGCAGAAAAAGAACGCAAGTTAAAGCTTAAGTATGAAGCTATGCTTAGAGGGGAAATCGACTCCGCATTAGGTAAGGTCTTATCTGTTGATAGATTCATGATAGCCAGAATAAATGTAAAGCTTGATACTTCAAAGGAAACCACAGAATCTAAAGAGTATGCTCCTATTGAGCTTCAATCCCAAGATCCAAAAGCTTCTTACAATACTAGAAAAGTAAGTGATTCAACTATTATATCTTCTCAGACGCAAAAAAAAGAATATCAGGGACAAGGATATAGTCCTTGGGGGCCTCCTGGGCAGGAAGGCAATACTCCCCCTGAATATCAAGATTTAAGCGATATTACTGGCAAATATAATGAGTCTCAAGAGATTAAAAATGTTGCTTTAAATGAAAAAAAATCTACAAGCGAAAAAGAACCTGCTAGGATTGTAGGTGTTTCTCTTGGTATTTTCGTGGATGGTATTTGGAATTTTGTGTATGATGAGAAGGGAAATTTTGTAATAGAAAATGGAATGAGAAAAAGAGAATATAAGCCTATGGCATTAGAAGAAATAAAAAATATTGAAGATGTTTTGCAAAGTTCTTTTGAATATAAGCCAGAAAGAGGTGATTCAATAACTGTTAGAAATATTTCTTTTGATCGTATGAATGAATTTAGAGAAATGGATGAAAATTATTTTGCAAGTGAAAGGTTTAAATATTTTTTGTTTATTGCAAGTATAATATTTTCACTATTAATTTTAATGTTTACAATATTTTTTGCTATTTCTAGAGAACTTGAAAGACGAAGACGTCTTAGAGAAGAGGAATTGGCAAAGCAGGCGCATTTAAGGCGTCAGCAAGCCTTAATGGATAGTGGTGATGATATTGGTGTTGATGATGTTGTTGGTGGGATTAGAGAAGGCGATGAGCTTCAAAACAATGCTGAGCTTTTAGCCAGAGAAAAGCCAGAAGATGTTGCTAAGCTTATAAGAACATGGCTTTTGAAAAACGCGTAGAAGGTAGTAATTGATATGGAAGAAAAAAAAGAAAAGGAGATCCTTGATGTTTCTGCTTTAACAGGTAAGCAAAAGGCTGCTATTTTGTTGGTTTCAATAGGTTCTGAAATCTCTTCTAAAGTGTTTAAGTATCTTTCTCAAGAAGAGATAGAGTCTTTGACATTTGAGATAGCAAAGCTTGAGACAATTACTTCTGAGCTTAAAGATAATGTCCTTTTAGAGTTTAAAGAATTAATGATGGCTCAAGAATTTATTCAAAAGGGCGGAATTGATTATGCAAGAGAGCTTCTTGAAAAGTCTCTTGGGACCCAAAAAGCAGTTGACATTATTAATAACTTGGGATCTGCTTTACAGTCTAGGCCTTTTGAATTTGTTAGAAGAGCAGATCCTGCAAATATTTTAAACTTTATTCAACAAGAACATCCTCAAACAATTGCTTTAATACTTTCATACCTTGATCCCCAAAAAGCTTCTTTTATTCTCTCTAGTTTGCCTACAGAGGTGCAGACCAATGTTGCAAGGAGAATCGCATTAATGGATAGAACTTCTCCTGAGGTTGTAAGAGAGGTTGAAAGAGTTCTTGAAAAAAAATTAGCTTCTCTTTCTTCAGAAGATTACACATCAGCAGGAGGAGTTGACAATGTTGTTGAGATAATTAATATGGCCGATAGAAAGACGGAAAAGTTTATTATTGAATCTCTTGAAGAAGAAGATCCAGAGCTTGCAGAAGAGATAAAGAAGAAAATGTTTGTATTTGAGGATATAGTTTTGCTTGATGACAGATCTATACAAAGAGTTTTAAGAGAAATAGATGGTCAAGAGTTGGCAAAGGCTTTAAAATCTGTAGATATTCCTGTCCAAGAAAAAATTTTCAAAAACATGTCAAAAAGAGCAGCCTCAATGCTTAAGGAGGATATGGAATTTTTGGGACCTACTAGGCGAAAAGACGTTGAGGAATCCCAGCAAAAAATTGTTTCTCTTATTAGAAAATTGGAAGAACAAGGAGAAATAGTTATTTCAAGAGGTGGTGAGGAAGATGTGCTTGTCTGATAAAGGAGTTTTGTTTGCCTAAGGTTTTATATAAATCATCAGAAGTTGATAATTCATTAAAGTTTGAGCTTGTTGAGATAGCAAAGCCTGTTTTTGAATCTTTGGAAATCAAGGAGAAGGAAGGCAAAGTTTACGACATAGAAAGTCAAATTGCCAATCTTAAAGAAGAGTTACAATTATTAAAAGATGAGAAATTACAACTTGAAGAAGAGCTTATTAAAAGACAAAAGCTTGCTAAAGAAGAAGTTCGAATTGAATCTGAGAGGATGATTGAAGAGGCTAAGATAAAAGCCAAGGAAGTATTAGAAGCAGCTAAGCAAGAGTCAGATCTTTTACAAAAGGAAGCTATTTATAAGAAGGAATCTATTGAATCTGAATCTAATGCCGAGATTGAAAGACTAGCAAGAGAGTATGAGGAAAAATTAAAAACAGATCTTGAAATAGCAACAGCTAAGGGTAGAGAAGAAGGGTATAGCAAAGGTTATGAAAGTGGTTTTGAAGATTTTGACAAAGTTATGAGAAAGTTGCATAGCATAATAGCATCTTTGATCGCTGAAAGAAAAGGTATTCTTGAATCCTCGAGTGCTCAGATAGTAAGTCTTGTTATGCAAATTGCAATTAAGGTTATTAAGAGGATTACAGATTCTCAAAAAGACATTGTCTTAGAAAATGTTAATGAGGTGTTGAAAAGGGTAAAAGATAAAACACAAATTACTATTCGTGTAAATCTTGATGATTTAGATATTGTTAGACATAAAAAGAGTGATTTTATTTCTAGGTTTGATGTTATAGAAAATTTAGAAATCATAGAAGATCCTAATATAGGCAAAGGTGGCTGTATAATTGAAACTAATTTTGGGGAGATTGATGCGCGTATTTCTTCTCAACTTGATAAAATAGAGGAAAAATTTAAAAATTTTTCGTTATTAAGTTAAGTGTCTAAAGGAATTTTAGTGAGCAATTTTTTTGAAAATTATTTAAGACAAGTAGATGATATTGAAACTGTAGCTTTTGTTGGTAGAGTGCAAAAAATAAAAGGTCTTTTAGTTGAAAGTTTGGGGCCTCAGTGTGCTATTGGAGATTTGTGTTTAATTGATCAAAGAAATAATAAAAAGGTGTGTGCAGAGG
It contains:
- the flgC gene encoding flagellar basal body rod protein FlgC produces the protein MGLFSSINVASTGLTAQRLRIDVISNNIANVSTSRTPDGGPYRRQRIIFAPRINNPYWKGPFIPDYLDNGIGQGVRVASIEKDRSPLKLKYDPTHPDSISSGDKKGYVELPNVNLVEEMVDMISASRAYEANSTVINSSKSMFRSALAILQS
- the hslU gene encoding HslU--HslV peptidase ATPase subunit, yielding MNKLEEHYIVPKDVVAELDKYIIGQDEAKKLVSIALVNRYIRSRLPKEIKDEVMPKNIIMIGSTGIGKTEIARRLSKLIKAPFIKVEATKYTEVGYVGRDVESMVRDLMGIAVNMVKEEMYNTVREDALVKTEERIVESLFKGSGNSENVDPNEIKAEEKVKDKLRKKLRAGELDDTTIEIQISSKMPFSTIEIFTGGNFEEIDMGIGGLLGNIFDRKKKRELKIKKAKEIILAEELEKLVDHENISDIAKSKVENMGIIFIDEIDKIAAKNRSGNDVSREGVQRDILPIIEGSKVNTKYGIVDTSHILFIAAGAFNLAKPSDLIPELQGRFPIKVELKSLSIDDFKKILKQTKNSLIKQYVAMFKVYNLDLKFSEEAIDRIAEFTFNMNLENENLGARRLHGVMERVLADLFFEVPGSKLKKFEINLDYVNKKIQINEQKDLNYYII
- a CDS encoding cell division protein FtsQ/DivIB, translated to MIFERKFLIKYIYFSMTLIFFEVIVIIFASPYFLIRYISINNDISLSKEDIIKISGIKPNTYYHNANVRIYEENLKRDLRVKNVKVDLKFPNKINIKIEKRIPVAVALENVGGNITYYLIASDGVILEKSKYLIYDLPVISGLMLNDNNVGDFLEDRMLNVVRGLDYLKINQKYLYNLISEVNFLKLNFYDYNVILYIKSIYNKILITVDMDLMDVMHKVFLAVDLLKEKPGIIDLRSGDIILLGES
- the hslV gene encoding ATP-dependent protease subunit HslV — translated: MGFKGTTVIAIKKNGKTVVAADGQVTFGHTVLKSNAIKIRKLLNGKILAGFAGSTSDAITLFEKFEEKIKAKGDGLVDIKRAAVDLAKDWRSDKILHKLEAMMLVADSKNILLISGTGDVVEPEEDVISIGSGGNYAYSAALAYMENKKLSAFEVALRSLKIAARVCIYTNSNIVLEEIENE
- a CDS encoding tetratricopeptide repeat protein → MKILSLIILINLFLSCGSESKEKLNLGLRLRELEISGGGSESKIEVYKEFIQKEDKNILKIVNSIDKKARFFNLIGLEFFKLGQYGPAIEYFTKNLEINPNNYLSHFYLGVVSYNLAKNLRVKDEVEKYIILAENSFLKSISIRDDFKDSLFAISNMYVYDLDKQLEAKNYLNKLDDMGEDYFEFFMLRGANYYSLGDLGNAILFYDKASKSASTDEQKEGVSRIMSNLK
- the ftsA gene encoding cell division protein FtsA, which codes for MSRNLIVGLDVGTSKICTVVAEVNLNDQLEIVGIGTSISRGVRKGVLINIEAALDSISNSIEAAELISGCDITSLSVSMSGSSVEGTNSRGVVAINSKTREINEEDVERVIEAAKAIVIPMDREILHVIPQEFIVDGIPHIKNPIDMMGIRLEGEVHIITGSSSSSQNLVRCVNRAGFAVDEVVLGSLASSYATLSKEEREMGVLFIDMGKGTTDIILYIDGSPYYTGVIPIGVNRVTLDIAQVWKVPEDVAENIKITAGIAHPSILESQMETVIIPNLGTRPPQEKSRKELSVIINSRLREIFEMMRAEIFKRGLYNKINGGIVLTGGGALFPGISNLIEEVFNYPARIGLPMSINGIGEEHIDPKFSSALGLVLYKHEQQKFNKLKKVSSKVKRKNKISSKLKGWFLKEWF
- the ftsZ gene encoding cell division protein FtsZ → MKDYNMIDSHTRRFDSTTNPTILKVIGAGGGGSNAVNRMIEYGVRDVEFIVANTDLQALQTSIAPIKIALGAKVTAGLGAGGKPEIGQAAAEEDIDVIRNHLSGADMVFITAGMGGGTGTGAAPVIAQVAKELGILTVGVVTKPFKFEGPKKLRLAEQGINNLRKSVDTLIIIPNQKLLTVVDKRTTIKDAFKRADDVLRMGVQGIAGLIIEHGEVNIDFADVKSIMQGQGDALMGIGYGKGENRAVDAATSAISNPLLEEVRIEGSKGLLVNVTGGDDFSLLELEEIMGIITVSVDDEATVIYGHAINSNLDDEIYVTVVATGFASKKQKEILNVPENNTLSSKEFDTLMSGNQNVPSGSYEHQDPSFATKSKNVNYFDDDIDVPTFLRNLNKKSSDD
- the flgB gene encoding flagellar basal body rod protein FlgB, producing the protein MNDFERSVDFSHRYLDVLSLRQSVVSDNIANVDTPNFKRSKISFEAELEKALLNKDKNNLNLIKSSDKHLSRLKSPEYSDVKPHRVLDHFSTMNNNGNNVDIDSEIKALVQNQMMYHLMTNVQAHYFKSINIVLK
- the fliE gene encoding flagellar hook-basal body complex protein FliE, whose product is MRIDAFFTENKENNVNLVKKSPLHFDVNLFSSKDTVTVKDNDIKTFKDVLINTVTDVNKSQLNVSKVMEQAILRPSNVDVHDFVIAMSKANMNLSILKAVVERGVKAYQDIINIR
- the dprA gene encoding DNA-processing protein DprA, coding for MKLLYIDNLKFLKSKEKLKLFNNFDFNDIIKLTQKDIESYLLRSFRRAFRLPDLKLVELQEKVIRRTKAKIAILGSKLYPNKLKRIYDPPFAIYYKGNLPNSSLLSWAVVGSRRISKALAERTREFSSHLAKNGVEIVSGFAIGADIEAHIAAINENSRTFAVIPTDIDNIYPKQNRKYVFKLLEQGGGIITETLPFDKIQNYFFAKRNRLISGLSDAIFITYAPLKSGALITAELGLDLGLDIYVYDLDFCGEGAVKLHSFGAQEIKTVKDLYTLLNIKYVDSNNIEDDSKECCDCKDVSDVLIGELLKEVYK